Proteins found in one Quercus robur chromosome 2, dhQueRobu3.1, whole genome shotgun sequence genomic segment:
- the LOC126707506 gene encoding zinc finger protein 6, with the protein MQHMTNPLTLLLNICYSHPHFHFPYRLLSLANRNLSLMDFQPNTSLHLSLQSNNQPNLDLVLEPTPPSLSSSSSSHLSHSEPRIFSCNYCQRKFYSSQALGGHQNAHKLERTLAKKSRELSSTIRPHGGPTYHNRSGPNNISGPSQFHHIQPPIEHHGNAARFASDHTCYGMREMEYGSREGAGSSWHKGYRPTENVQEEFNQLDLSLRL; encoded by the coding sequence ATGCAACACATGACAAACCCTCTCACCCTACTACTTAATATATGCTACTCTCATCCCCACTTTCATTTCCCATATAGACTGCTTTCATTAGCTAATAGAAACCTCTCTCTCATGGATTTCCAACCCAATACTTCTCTTCATCTCAGCCTTCAATCCAACAATCAGCCCAATCTAGATCTTGTCCTAGAGCCAACACCACCTTCTTtgtcctcatcatcatcatcacatcTTAGCCATTCAGAGCCTCGAATATTCTCTTGCAACTATTGCCAAAGGAAATTCTATAGTTCACAAGCACTTGGGGGCCACCAAAATGCTCACAAGCTAGAAAGAACTTTGGCCAAAAAAAGTAGGGAGCTAAGTTCAACTATTCGACCTCATGGAGGACCAACCTATCATAATCGGTCAGGACCCAATAATATTAGTGGTCCAAGTCAGTTTCATCACATTCAACCACCTATTGAACATCATGGAAATGCTGCTAGGTTTGCTTCTGATCATACTTGTTATGGAATGAGAGAGATGGAGTATGGTTCAAGAGAAGGAGCTGGTTCTTCTTGGCATAAGGGATATAGGCCTACAGAGAATGTTCAAGAAGAGTTCAACCAGCTTGATTTGTCTTTGAGGCTATGA
- the LOC126715802 gene encoding 4-coumarate--CoA ligase CCL1-like: protein MESQKDLQEFIFRSKLPDIYIPNHLPLHTYCFENLSQFKDRPCLINGSSGATYTYAEVELISRKVASGLDKLDIKQGEVIMLLLQNCPEFMFAFLGASHIGAIITTANPFYTPAEVAKQAKAANTKLIITQGLYVEKVKDFAKENDIKVMCIDESPVEGYLHFAELTQADENEIPAVKINPDDVVALPYSSGTTGLPKGVMLTHRGLVTSVAQQVDGENPNLYFHKDDVILCVLPLFHIYSLNSVFLCGLRVGAAILIMQKFEIVKLLELVEKFKVSIAPFVPPIVLAIAKSPEVNKYDLSSIRTVMSGAAPMGKELEDAVRAKLPNAKLGQGYGMTEAGPLLSMCLAFAKEPFEVKSGACGTVVRNAEMKIVDPETGASLPRNQAGEICIRGSQIMKGYVNDPEATKRTIDNEGWLHSGDIGYIDDDDELFIVDRLKELIKYKGFQVAPAELEAMLIAHPNISDAAVVPLKDEAAGEVPVAFVVKSNGSKISEEDIKQYISRQVVFYKRINRVFFTDTIPKAPSGKILRKDLKARLAAGLAN, encoded by the exons ATGGAGTCCCAAAAAGACCTCCAGGAATTCATTTTCCGGTCGAAACTCCCTGACATTTACATTCCAAACCATCTCCCACTCCACACTTATTGCTTCGAAAACCTTTCCCAATTCAAAGATCGGCCTTGTCTCATCAATGGCTCCAGCGGTGCCACCTATACATACGCCGAGGTCGAGCTCATATCACGTAAAGTGGCCTCGGGTTTGGACAAGTTGGACATCAAACAAGGCGAGGTGATCATGCTTTTGCTCCAAAACTGTCCAGAATTCATGTTCGCTTTCCTAGGCGCGTCCCACATCGGAGCGATAATCACGACTGCGAACCCGTTTTACACTCCAGCCGAGGTTGCAAAGCAAGCCAAAGCAGCAAACACTAAACTCATCATCACTCAAGGCTTATACGTAGAGAAAGTGAAAGACTTTGCAAAAGAGAACGACATAAAGGTCATGTGCATTGACGAGTCGCCAGTGGAAGGTTACTTGCATTTCGCCGAGTTGACTCAGGCCGACGAGAATGAAATCCCGGCCGTGAAAATCAACCCAGATGATGTCGTGGCACTCCCTTATTCGTCGGGAACAACAGGTCTCCCAAAAGGGGTTATGTTAACACACAGAGGATTAGTCACCAGCGTGGCACAACAAGTGGACGGTGAAAATCCAAACCTGTATTTTCACAAAGACGATGTGATACTCTGTGTGTTGCCCTTGTTTCATATTTATTCATTGAACTCTGTTTTCCTTTGTGGGTTGAGAGTTGGGGCAGCAATTTTGATTATGCAGAAGTTTGAGATTGTTAAGTTGTTGGAATTGGTTGAGAAATTTAAGGTTTCAATTGCGCCTTTTGTTCCTCCGATTGTTTTGGCGATCGCTAAGAGCCCTGAGGTTAATAAGTACGACTTGTCGTCGATTCGGACGGTGATGTCTGGGGCAGCACCCATGGGGAAGGAGCTTGAGGATGCTGTTAGAGCTAAACTTCCTAATGCCAAACTTGGACAG GGTTATGGCATGACTGAGGCTGGGCCATTGTTATCAATGTGTTTGGCATTTGCAAAAGAACCCTTCGAAGTCAAATCAGGAGCATGTGGAACAGTCGTGAGAAACGCAGAGATGAAAATCGTTGACCCAGAAACTGGAGCTTCACTTCCACGAAACCAAGCTGGTGAGATTTGCATCAGAGGTAGCCAGATCATGAAAG GTTATGTTAATGACCCAGAGGCTACAAAAAGAACCATAGACAACGAGGGATGGTTGCACTCTGGTGATATTGGGTACATTGACGATGATGATGAGCTCTTCATTGTTGATCGATTGAAAGAGTTGATCAAATACAAAGGGTTCCAAGTGGCCCCCGCAGAGCTGGAAGCAATGTTGATTGCCCACCCTAACATTTCTGATGCTGCTGTTGTACC CTTGAAAGATGAGGCTGCAGGAGAGGTTCCTGTTGCATTTGTAGTAAAATCAAATGGTTCCAAAATTAGCGAGGAAGACATCAAGCAATATATCTCAAGACAG GTTGTGTTTTACAAGAGAATCAACCGGGTATTCTTCACAGATACAATTCCTAAGGCCCCATCAGGCAAAATCTTAAGGAAAGACCTAAAAGCGAGGCTTGCAGCAGGTCTAGCAAATTAA